A single region of the Stenotrophomonas sp. Marseille-Q4652 genome encodes:
- the nth gene encoding endonuclease III, translated as MSPVASVKSRRARKLSRAEIHELFSRLRELNPKPKTELEYSTPFELLVAVALSAQATDVGVNKATRKLFPVANTPEAILALGEDGLKRYINTIGLFNAKAANVIAACRILVEKHGSQVPQTREELEALPGVGRKTANVVLNTAFGQPAMAVDTHIFRVSNRTGLAPGKDVRAVEDNLMKAVPAEFLLDAHHWLILHGRYVCKARKPDCGGCVIADLCRYPDKTTAA; from the coding sequence ATGAGTCCTGTTGCCAGCGTGAAGTCGCGGCGGGCCAGAAAGCTCAGCCGCGCGGAAATCCATGAGCTGTTCTCGCGCCTGCGTGAGCTCAACCCCAAGCCCAAGACCGAGCTGGAATACAGCACGCCGTTCGAGCTGCTGGTGGCCGTGGCGCTGTCGGCGCAGGCCACCGATGTCGGCGTGAACAAGGCCACGCGCAAGCTGTTCCCGGTGGCCAATACGCCCGAGGCGATCCTCGCGCTGGGCGAGGACGGCCTGAAGCGTTACATCAATACCATCGGCCTGTTCAACGCCAAGGCGGCCAACGTGATCGCCGCCTGCCGCATCCTGGTCGAGAAGCATGGCAGCCAGGTGCCGCAGACCCGCGAGGAACTGGAAGCACTGCCGGGCGTGGGCCGCAAGACCGCCAACGTCGTGCTCAACACCGCCTTCGGCCAGCCGGCGATGGCGGTGGACACGCACATCTTCCGCGTCTCCAACCGCACCGGCCTGGCCCCGGGCAAGGACGTGCGCGCGGTCGAGGACAACCTGATGAAGGCGGTGCCGGCCGAGTTCCTGCTCGACGCCCACCACTGGCTGATCCTCCACGGACGCTACGTGTGCAAGGCGCGCAAGCCTGACTGCGGCGGCTGCGTGATTGCCGACCTGTGCCGCTACCCGGACAAGACCACCGCGGCTTGA
- a CDS encoding sulfurtransferase, protein MSMIDPPWTTLVGVDDLAAALGGATRVMDARAVASTLRVIDARASLADPASAAQAYATGHIPGAVRADLDRDLSDHARQGLGRHPLPREGDFTRRLGEWGIGPQTQVVVYDAGDGAMAAARLWWMLRLLGHQAVAVLDGGLAAWQAAGLPLATGVVAPQALPPYPGRFDEGRIVSADEVLQRLSQAPGWLIDARAGERFRGEVEPLDPVAGHVPGAVNRPFALNVREGRLRPADELRAELAPLLGEHGPSDVVLMCGSGVTACHLLLAMEVAGLQGPRVFAGSWSGWLADSSRPVATG, encoded by the coding sequence ATGAGCATGATCGATCCGCCGTGGACCACGCTGGTCGGCGTCGATGACCTGGCGGCCGCGCTCGGTGGCGCCACCCGCGTGATGGATGCCCGCGCGGTGGCCAGCACGCTGCGCGTGATCGACGCGCGCGCCTCGCTGGCCGATCCGGCCTCGGCCGCCCAGGCGTATGCCACCGGGCACATCCCCGGCGCGGTGCGTGCCGACCTCGACCGCGACCTGTCCGACCACGCCCGCCAGGGACTGGGCCGGCACCCGTTGCCTCGCGAGGGAGACTTCACCCGCCGGCTGGGCGAATGGGGCATTGGCCCGCAGACCCAGGTGGTGGTGTACGACGCCGGCGACGGCGCGATGGCCGCGGCGCGCCTGTGGTGGATGCTCAGGTTGCTGGGCCACCAGGCCGTGGCCGTACTCGATGGCGGACTGGCCGCATGGCAGGCCGCCGGCCTGCCGCTGGCCACCGGGGTGGTCGCACCCCAGGCACTGCCGCCGTATCCGGGCCGTTTCGATGAAGGGCGCATCGTGTCCGCCGACGAAGTGCTGCAGCGCCTGTCGCAGGCGCCGGGCTGGCTGATCGATGCCCGGGCCGGCGAGCGCTTCCGGGGCGAGGTCGAGCCACTGGACCCGGTGGCCGGTCACGTGCCCGGCGCGGTCAACCGGCCGTTCGCACTGAACGTGCGCGAGGGCCGGCTGCGCCCGGCCGACGAGCTGCGCGCCGAACTGGCGCCGCTGCTGGGCGAGCACGGGCCATCGGACGTGGTGCTGATGTGCGGCTCGGGGGTGACCGCCTGCCACCTGCTGCTGGCGATGGAAGTGGCCGGACTGCAGGGGCCACGGGTGTTTGCGGGTTCGTGGAGCGGCTGGCTGGCCGATTCTTCGAGGCCGGTCGCAACCGGCTGA
- a CDS encoding FKBP-type peptidyl-prolyl cis-trans isomerase N-terminal domain-containing protein, with amino-acid sequence MKLRSIAVAVAALALTGNAFAQDTSSEKGKLSYYFGYDYGNNLAELTARGEQLDINSVIKGLQDAYAKKQPAITAEQLKPAVEAFQKREQGRAQAAKAEYEKAAAENKTRSDQFMAANKAKAGVQTLPSGVQYRVIEAGKGAKPTQASTVQLEVAGPYPYGQRPTEARPAQQIPSIKVSEVEMQAMRETLLQMPAGSKWEVTLPPEKAYGADPRTPFPPNVAVQFEIKLVSVK; translated from the coding sequence ATGAAGTTGCGTTCTATCGCGGTCGCCGTTGCGGCCCTGGCCCTGACGGGCAATGCATTCGCCCAGGACACCTCGTCCGAAAAGGGCAAGCTGAGCTATTACTTCGGTTACGACTACGGCAACAACCTCGCCGAGCTGACCGCGCGCGGAGAGCAGCTGGACATCAATTCGGTGATCAAGGGCCTGCAGGACGCTTACGCGAAGAAGCAGCCGGCGATCACCGCCGAGCAGCTGAAGCCGGCCGTTGAAGCCTTCCAGAAGCGCGAGCAGGGCCGTGCCCAGGCCGCCAAGGCCGAGTACGAAAAGGCCGCTGCCGAAAACAAGACCCGCAGCGACCAGTTCATGGCCGCCAACAAGGCCAAGGCTGGCGTGCAGACCCTGCCGTCGGGCGTGCAGTACCGCGTGATCGAAGCCGGCAAGGGCGCCAAGCCGACCCAGGCCAGCACCGTGCAGCTGGAAGTGGCCGGTCCGTATCCGTACGGCCAGCGTCCGACCGAAGCCCGCCCGGCCCAGCAGATCCCGTCGATCAAGGTCAGCGAAGTCGAGATGCAGGCCATGCGCGAGACCCTGCTGCAGATGCCGGCCGGCTCGAAGTGGGAAGTCACCCTGCCGCCGGAAAAGGCCTACGGTGCCGATCCGCGCACCCCATTCCCGCCGAACGTGGCCGTGCAGTTCGAGATCAAGCTGGTCAGCGTCAAGTAA
- a CDS encoding CoA pyrophosphatase, translating into MDASSRAIASPCIAVCTLDSDGVCEGCLRHIDEIAGWSRMSEDHRQRLMRETLPSRALARQAFAARLQERERLLRALHPADAPPSGPGWNHPELADILPDTPLAEAAVLAGLVPREGGTQVLLTRRTETLRHHGGQVGFPGGRIEPDDIDPVAAAIRESDEEIALKPGQVRPLGYLDPFVTITGFRVMPVVAVVDPAFVPQPQPDEVAEVFEVPLSYLMDPGNLRSIEIEHRGRIRHVLEYSWPGQRIWGATAAILYNLRRRLEQLP; encoded by the coding sequence ATGGATGCCTCGTCCCGTGCCATCGCCAGTCCCTGCATCGCCGTGTGCACGCTGGACAGCGACGGCGTCTGCGAAGGCTGCCTGCGCCACATCGACGAGATCGCGGGGTGGTCGCGGATGAGCGAGGACCACCGGCAACGCCTCATGCGCGAGACCCTGCCGTCGCGTGCGCTGGCCCGCCAGGCCTTCGCCGCCCGTCTGCAGGAACGCGAGCGTCTGCTGCGCGCGCTGCATCCGGCCGACGCGCCGCCGTCCGGGCCTGGCTGGAACCACCCCGAACTGGCCGACATCCTGCCCGACACGCCACTGGCCGAAGCCGCGGTGCTGGCCGGGCTGGTGCCGCGCGAGGGCGGCACCCAGGTGCTGCTGACCCGTCGCACCGAAACGCTGCGCCACCACGGTGGCCAGGTGGGCTTTCCGGGTGGCCGCATCGAGCCGGATGACATCGATCCGGTCGCCGCGGCGATCCGCGAGAGCGACGAGGAAATCGCGCTCAAGCCGGGGCAGGTGCGTCCGCTGGGATACCTGGATCCGTTCGTCACCATCACCGGTTTCCGGGTGATGCCGGTGGTGGCGGTGGTCGATCCGGCGTTCGTGCCGCAGCCCCAGCCCGACGAGGTGGCCGAGGTGTTCGAAGTGCCGCTGTCCTACCTGATGGATCCGGGCAACCTGCGCAGCATCGAGATCGAGCACCGCGGCCGGATCCGCCATGTCCTGGAATATTCCTGGCCGGGCCAGCGCATCTGGGGCGCGACCGCCGCCATCCTCTACAACCTGCGCCGCCGCCTGGAGCAACTGCCATGA
- the rlmKL gene encoding bifunctional 23S rRNA (guanine(2069)-N(7))-methyltransferase RlmK/23S rRNA (guanine(2445)-N(2))-methyltransferase RlmL: MKFFVSCAKGLEYLLADELSALGLPKATATIAGVNAEGELIDALRVVLWSRLASRVLWPLAEFDCPDEGSLYQGVAAMPWEQHIDPELTLSVDAHVSGTEITHARFAAQRVKDGVVDSLRAKGLERPSVNVEFPDVRINLSLRKGKATISIDLSGGPMHRRGWRMAQNDAPLKENLAAAVLLRANWPKIHSEGGGLLDPMCGSGTLLIEGALMAADVAPGLQRHGSIPPSRWLGFDRDGWKALMAEAREREAVGRAALRQVIHGSDLDPLAIRAARENAEVAGVAEAIWFGVREVGDLQVPPQETGCVVCNPPYDERLAADAVLYRRLGDALKRAVPQWRASILCGSGELAFATGLRARKTYQLFNGAIECALIVCDPIAVPQREDAQPRELSEGAQMVANRLRKNLKKFKNWRAREDITCYRAYDADLPEYAAAIDVYQEDGGKGRTFLHVQEYAAPASIPDVDVRRRRNELLAAAREVFGVPAEQVALKTRERGKGGSKYGRFEQRGEFIVVRENDALLRVNLFDYLDTGLFLDHRPLRRHMAQQARGKRFLNLFCYTGVASVQAAVAGADSTTSVDLSGTYLQWCADNLAFNGKGGVQHRLVQADAVTWLEAEKNRYDVIFCDPPTFSNSARADDFDIQKEHVRLLRAAVARLTPDGVLYFSNNFRRFRLEENAIAEFADCREISAQTIGPDFERNPRIHRAWELRRPGA, encoded by the coding sequence GTGAAATTCTTCGTCTCCTGCGCCAAGGGCCTGGAATACCTGCTGGCCGACGAACTGTCGGCCCTCGGCCTGCCGAAGGCCACCGCCACCATCGCCGGCGTCAACGCCGAAGGCGAACTGATCGATGCCCTGCGCGTGGTGCTGTGGTCGCGCCTGGCCAGCCGCGTGCTGTGGCCGCTGGCCGAGTTCGACTGCCCGGACGAGGGTTCGCTGTACCAGGGCGTGGCGGCGATGCCGTGGGAGCAGCACATCGATCCGGAGCTGACCCTGTCGGTGGACGCCCATGTGTCGGGCACCGAGATCACCCACGCGCGCTTTGCCGCGCAGCGGGTCAAGGACGGCGTGGTCGACAGCCTGCGCGCCAAGGGTCTGGAACGGCCGTCGGTGAACGTCGAGTTCCCGGACGTGCGCATCAACCTGTCGCTGCGCAAGGGCAAGGCCACCATCTCCATCGACCTCAGTGGCGGCCCGATGCACCGGCGCGGCTGGCGCATGGCGCAGAACGACGCGCCGCTGAAGGAGAACCTGGCCGCGGCGGTGCTGCTGCGCGCCAACTGGCCGAAGATCCATTCCGAAGGCGGCGGCCTGCTCGACCCGATGTGCGGCAGCGGCACGCTGCTGATCGAAGGCGCGCTGATGGCCGCCGACGTCGCCCCGGGCCTGCAGCGCCACGGCAGCATCCCTCCCAGCCGCTGGCTGGGTTTCGACCGTGACGGCTGGAAGGCACTGATGGCCGAGGCGCGCGAACGCGAGGCCGTTGGCCGCGCTGCGCTCAGGCAGGTCATCCACGGCAGCGATCTGGATCCGCTTGCGATCCGCGCGGCCAGGGAAAACGCCGAGGTGGCCGGCGTCGCCGAGGCGATCTGGTTCGGCGTGCGCGAGGTTGGCGACCTGCAGGTCCCGCCGCAGGAAACCGGCTGCGTGGTCTGCAATCCGCCCTACGACGAGCGCCTGGCCGCCGACGCGGTGCTGTACCGCCGCCTCGGTGATGCGCTCAAGCGCGCGGTGCCGCAGTGGCGGGCCAGCATCCTGTGCGGCAGTGGTGAGCTGGCTTTTGCCACCGGCCTGCGCGCGCGCAAGACCTACCAGCTGTTCAACGGCGCCATCGAATGCGCGCTGATCGTCTGCGACCCGATCGCGGTGCCGCAGCGCGAGGACGCGCAGCCGCGCGAGCTCAGCGAAGGCGCGCAGATGGTGGCCAACCGCCTGCGCAAGAACCTGAAGAAGTTCAAGAACTGGCGTGCCCGCGAGGACATCACCTGCTACCGCGCCTATGACGCCGACCTGCCCGAGTACGCGGCGGCCATCGACGTCTACCAGGAAGACGGCGGCAAGGGCCGCACCTTCCTGCACGTGCAGGAATATGCCGCGCCGGCCTCGATCCCGGACGTGGACGTGCGCCGTCGCCGCAACGAGCTGCTGGCCGCCGCGCGCGAGGTGTTCGGCGTGCCGGCCGAGCAGGTCGCGCTCAAGACCCGCGAGCGCGGCAAGGGTGGCAGCAAGTACGGCCGCTTCGAGCAGCGCGGCGAGTTCATCGTGGTGCGCGAGAACGACGCGCTGCTGCGGGTGAACCTGTTCGACTACCTGGACACCGGCCTGTTCCTGGACCACCGTCCGCTGCGCCGGCACATGGCCCAGCAGGCGCGCGGCAAGCGCTTCCTCAACCTGTTCTGCTACACCGGCGTGGCCAGCGTGCAGGCGGCGGTGGCCGGGGCCGATTCGACCACCAGCGTGGACCTGTCCGGCACCTATCTGCAGTGGTGCGCCGACAACCTGGCCTTCAACGGCAAGGGCGGCGTGCAGCACCGGCTGGTGCAGGCCGACGCGGTGACCTGGCTGGAGGCCGAGAAGAACCGCTACGACGTGATCTTCTGCGACCCGCCGACCTTCTCCAATTCCGCGCGCGCCGACGACTTCGACATCCAGAAGGAGCACGTGCGCCTGTTGCGTGCGGCCGTGGCCCGGCTCACGCCCGATGGCGTGCTGTACTTCTCCAACAACTTCCGCCGTTTCCGGCTGGAAGAGAACGCGATCGCAGAATTCGCCGACTGCCGCGAAATCAGCGCGCAGACCATCGGCCCGGACTTCGAGCGCAATCCGCGCATCCACCGTGCCTGGGAGCTGCGCCGACCCGGCGCCTGA
- a CDS encoding N-acetylmuramoyl-L-alanine amidase — MSQTPPPIQYAPLPYQPLLGTRVPADIDLVVIHCTELPDLAMAREYGERVLYDSGTGNSGHFYIDRDGSIHQYVDIARIAHHVRGHNPRSVGIELVNRGRYPHWLDSRHQAMDEPYTEAQLQALQALLQWMAQTLPSLRWIAGHEELDTTFEPASDDPTVQVPRKRDPGPLFPWPRVLGSTRLQPLPR, encoded by the coding sequence ATGTCGCAGACCCCTCCGCCGATCCAGTACGCCCCCCTGCCCTACCAGCCCCTGCTGGGCACGCGCGTACCGGCGGATATCGACCTGGTGGTGATCCACTGCACCGAACTGCCCGACCTGGCCATGGCCCGCGAGTACGGCGAGCGCGTGCTCTATGACAGCGGCACCGGCAACAGTGGCCACTTCTACATCGACCGCGACGGCAGCATCCACCAGTACGTGGACATCGCCCGCATCGCCCACCACGTGCGCGGCCACAACCCACGCTCGGTCGGCATCGAGCTGGTCAACCGCGGGCGCTATCCGCACTGGCTGGATTCGCGCCACCAGGCGATGGACGAGCCCTACACCGAGGCCCAGCTGCAGGCGCTGCAGGCGCTGCTGCAGTGGATGGCCCAAACGCTGCCCTCGCTGCGCTGGATCGCCGGCCACGAGGAACTGGATACGACGTTCGAACCGGCAAGCGACGATCCGACCGTGCAGGTACCACGCAAACGCGATCCCGGCCCGCTGTTCCCGTGGCCGCGCGTGCTGGGCTCGACCCGGTTGCAGCCGCTGCCACGCTGA
- a CDS encoding enoyl-CoA hydratase-related protein: MSDAPVSIHTQDGVRTLTIQRPEKLNALNGATLQALDSAFAEAATDESVRVVVLTGAGSKAFVAGADIAEMNTLTPVQGRDFSLLGQQLMRRIERMSKPVIAMVNGFALGGGLELAMACHLRIAADSAKLGQPEINLGLIPGFGGTQRLLRLAGRGAALELCLLGTPIDAARAQQLGIVNKVVPAAELEEETRRIANQLAQAAPLALRGILDAIQVGGECGIGEGLEYESAQFGLMFATEDMREGTSAFLERRKPAFRNR, encoded by the coding sequence ATGTCCGACGCCCCGGTCTCGATCCACACCCAGGACGGCGTACGCACGCTCACCATCCAGCGCCCGGAGAAGCTGAATGCGCTGAACGGCGCCACCCTGCAGGCGCTGGATTCAGCGTTTGCCGAGGCTGCAACCGATGAATCGGTGCGCGTGGTGGTCCTGACCGGCGCCGGCAGCAAGGCCTTCGTCGCCGGTGCGGACATCGCCGAGATGAACACCCTCACGCCGGTGCAGGGCCGCGACTTCTCCCTGCTCGGCCAGCAACTGATGCGCCGGATCGAACGCATGTCCAAGCCGGTGATCGCGATGGTCAATGGCTTTGCGCTGGGCGGCGGGCTGGAACTGGCGATGGCCTGCCACCTGCGCATTGCTGCCGACAGCGCCAAGCTCGGCCAGCCGGAGATCAACCTCGGCCTGATCCCGGGCTTCGGCGGCACCCAGCGCCTGCTGCGCCTGGCCGGCCGCGGCGCCGCGCTGGAGCTGTGCCTGCTCGGCACGCCGATCGACGCCGCACGCGCCCAGCAACTGGGCATCGTCAACAAGGTGGTACCGGCGGCCGAACTGGAAGAAGAAACCCGCCGCATCGCCAACCAGCTGGCGCAGGCGGCGCCGCTGGCGCTGCGCGGCATCCTTGATGCCATCCAGGTCGGTGGCGAGTGCGGCATCGGCGAAGGACTGGAATACGAAAGCGCGCAGTTCGGCCTGATGTTCGCCACCGAGGACATGCGCGAGGGCACCAGCGCCTTTCTCGAACGCCGCAAGCCGGCCTTCCGCAACCGTTGA
- a CDS encoding DUF1684 domain-containing protein, whose translation MLRGNRLRAAALLAACAWLLAGCQPGTAGNGKEEAVAPHAAPELREYMRQVEQWRARRIENLRAADGWLSYTGSGRLRPGRFSVGSGPGNDIQLPGGPSRLGTLHLDRDGRAVLEGVSGSGATVNGRPLDRTELVAGIVAEREATRVRLGAAEFYLVRTGKLTNWRYRDPDAPMRSRFRGVEHFPVDLRWRVVADWQPFATPREVTLLTSIGTPLQAMVPGEAVFTVEGRTFRLQPVVYEKDPEWFIPFVDRTSGKESYGGARYLFTAPARDGKLVLDFNRAENPPCALTPHVVCPIAPPSNRLDLAVTAGEKNYLPQ comes from the coding sequence TTGCTGCGGGGAAACCGGCTGCGCGCGGCGGCGCTGCTGGCCGCGTGCGCGTGGCTGCTGGCCGGGTGCCAGCCCGGGACTGCGGGCAATGGCAAGGAAGAGGCCGTTGCCCCGCATGCGGCGCCGGAGCTGCGCGAGTACATGCGGCAGGTCGAGCAGTGGCGGGCGCGGCGCATCGAGAACCTGCGCGCGGCCGACGGCTGGCTCAGCTACACGGGCTCGGGGCGGTTGCGTCCGGGCCGTTTCAGCGTGGGCAGCGGCCCGGGCAATGACATCCAGCTGCCGGGTGGCCCGTCGCGGCTGGGAACGCTGCACCTGGATCGCGACGGGCGCGCGGTGCTCGAGGGTGTGTCCGGCAGTGGGGCGACGGTCAACGGCCGCCCGCTGGACCGCACCGAACTGGTCGCCGGCATCGTCGCCGAACGCGAGGCCACGCGGGTGCGGCTGGGCGCCGCGGAGTTCTACCTGGTGCGGACCGGCAAGCTCACCAACTGGCGCTACCGCGATCCGGACGCGCCGATGCGGAGCCGCTTCCGCGGCGTGGAGCATTTCCCGGTGGACCTGCGCTGGCGGGTGGTCGCCGACTGGCAGCCGTTCGCCACCCCGCGCGAGGTCACCCTGCTGACCTCGATCGGCACCCCGCTGCAGGCGATGGTGCCCGGCGAGGCGGTGTTCACCGTGGAGGGCCGCACCTTCCGCCTGCAGCCGGTGGTCTACGAGAAGGACCCGGAGTGGTTCATCCCGTTCGTGGACCGCACCAGCGGAAAGGAAAGCTACGGCGGTGCGCGTTACCTGTTCACCGCGCCGGCCCGCGACGGCAAGCTGGTGCTGGATTTCAACCGCGCCGAGAACCCGCCGTGCGCGCTGACGCCGCACGTGGTGTGCCCGATCGCGCCACCGTCCAACCGCCTGGACCTGGCGGTCACCGCCGGCGAGAAGAACTACCTGCCGCAGTAA
- a CDS encoding 2OG-Fe(II) oxygenase: MNADALSPEFSQWLVTQAQAGARPEQLIAPLLQAGWDEDAASTAVDAVLRRFVAEQGQRQGLPPAVPVPAPFQLNGPSQIQIDGQAIHVLGSSLHPRVVLLGNVLSGEECAQLIATARGRLQRSATFNAVTGANEAHQSRTSDGTYLPTACTPLVARIEQRIAALVGWPLEQAEPLQVLHYGPGAEYLPHYDYFDPDGPGAEAALRHGGQRVATLVTYLNTPLSGGATTFPDAGLEFAAVQGNAVFFSYDRAHPSSRTLHAGAPVVAGEKWVLTRWFRERRFG, from the coding sequence ATGAACGCCGATGCCCTTTCTCCCGAGTTTTCCCAGTGGTTGGTCACCCAGGCCCAGGCCGGTGCGCGCCCGGAGCAGTTGATCGCGCCGCTGCTGCAGGCCGGCTGGGACGAGGATGCTGCCAGCACCGCGGTGGATGCGGTGCTGCGCCGTTTTGTCGCCGAGCAGGGCCAACGCCAGGGGCTGCCACCAGCGGTGCCGGTACCGGCACCGTTCCAGCTCAACGGGCCTTCACAGATCCAGATCGATGGCCAGGCCATCCATGTGCTGGGCAGCAGCCTGCACCCGCGGGTGGTGCTGCTGGGCAATGTCCTCAGTGGCGAAGAATGCGCACAGCTGATTGCCACCGCGCGCGGCCGGTTGCAGCGTTCGGCAACCTTCAATGCGGTGACCGGCGCCAACGAGGCGCACCAGTCGCGCACCAGTGATGGCACCTACCTGCCCACGGCGTGTACGCCGCTGGTGGCGCGCATCGAGCAGCGCATCGCCGCGCTGGTAGGCTGGCCACTGGAACAGGCCGAGCCGCTGCAGGTGCTGCACTACGGCCCGGGCGCCGAATACCTGCCGCATTACGATTATTTCGACCCCGATGGTCCCGGTGCCGAGGCAGCGCTGCGCCATGGCGGCCAGCGCGTGGCCACCCTGGTCACCTATCTCAATACCCCGCTGTCCGGCGGGGCCACCACCTTCCCCGATGCCGGCCTGGAGTTCGCAGCGGTGCAGGGCAACGCGGTGTTTTTCAGCTACGACCGCGCCCACCCGTCCAGCCGCACCCTGCATGCCGGTGCGCCAGTGGTCGCCGGTGAGAAGTGGGTGCTGACCCGCTGGTTCCGCGAGCGCCGCTTCGGCTGA